A stretch of DNA from Saccharomycodes ludwigii strain NBRC 1722 chromosome I, whole genome shotgun sequence:
GGTCTGAAAAAACCTATATTAGTTAAGCATAAGAAGGATAAAAAGGGTTTGGGTAATTTGCATAATCATGATGACGGTGAAGCATGGTGGGAAAGGTTATTTGATggacatttaaaaaatttggataGTGTAGCCAATGGTGATAAGATAGAgtttaaaaagaagaaaaaagacgTGGTAGCTTCCGGTctttcaaaaaaacaatcGCCTTTATACCAATGGTTTGTTAAAGGAGAAGGTTTAAAGGGTACAAATGGTTTAGAATCAACAACTcaagatgaaaataatgataaaattacTGTGGTGATTgtaaatgataataacaaaaaaagaaaaatggaaGGAGATGATATAATAGAACCTAATACGAGTAAAAAGAAGATAAAGAGGGAAAAGAAGgacaagaaagaaaagaaagaaaggaaggaaaagaaggaaaagaaggaaaagaaagaaaagaaggaaaagaaggaaaagaaagaaaagaaagacaAGAAAgacaagaaagaaaaaaaagacaagaaagaaaagaacgacaagaaggaaaagaaagaaaagaaagaaaagaaagaaaagaaagacaAGAAAgacaagaaagaaaaaaaagacaagaaagaaaagaacgacaagaaggaaaagaaagaaaagaaagaaaagaagctAGGGCAGACTAAGAGGGAAAGGGAAGAGAAGgtagaaaaataaaagaagataAAGATAATTTACTCATCTTCAACTAATACTCTCTGTATATTAAtacattttaaaataaatactaaTGCTGTTATAATcgtgtattttattttgcataattcaattttataCATTATATATCGTTtgcaaaaaatattctaatATAAATTCACAAGTTGTACTTATCAAAAGCATATATTAAAGTTAtctaattttatattacaaTCTCTATGTGCTGACACGATTCTTGTcgttatttaaattatatcaGCAAGTACAATTAATATTTCGAGATTTTACCGTACAAGAAGCATATAAtatgcatatatatatatatatatatatattttttttttcccaaattagaaaaaaaaaaaaaaaatatctctCATAGTCAATTACTCAAACCGCGTAACTTTTACTAAGTATGCTACCACATAATTATGAATCCAATATTTCTAAGATACTTTTTATCAAGACaaaatttctaataaaatcCAAGCTAGACAACTTGTTTCTACTTTTGGTTTTCcccctttttcctttcaaTTTTCCTTATTTGGTTTCTGGAATAA
This window harbors:
- the TMA23 gene encoding Tma23p (similar to Saccharomyces cerevisiae YMR269W | TMA23 | Translation Machinery Associated), which translates into the protein MDGKEYLKSYGWVEGEALQKGGLKKPILVKHKKDKKGLGNLHNHDDGEAWWERLFDGHLKNLDSVANGDKIEFKKKKKDVVASGLSKKQSPLYQWFVKGEGLKGTNGLESTTQDENNDKITVVIVNDNNKKRKMEGDDIIEPNTSKKKIKREKKDKKEKKERKEKKEKKEKKEKKEKKEKKEKKDKKDKKEKKDKKEKNDKKEKKEKKEKKEKKDKKDKKEKKDKKEKNDKKEKKEKKEKKLGQTKREREEKVEK